In Quercus robur chromosome 11, dhQueRobu3.1, whole genome shotgun sequence, the following proteins share a genomic window:
- the LOC126706579 gene encoding protodermal factor 1: MDLLEKLFFIGFLILAAAIDGAQSDTMVTGTVFCDQCKDGQRSLFDYPIYGIKVTVACANSNGQVTMSREETTNWFGNYAMKFDGSPDLSGCYAQVSGSGQGSTGCGAAAGPAQNLRLMFRMFDMEMYTVDPLLTQPAQPMSFCPRSTNPVPAPVTPVVSPPPFKLPPMPKLPPMPPLPSLPPLPPLPPMPPLPPLPPMPTLPFSEASACLHDNWTMPEYKCYWRAVNPDTKVAVAFGLLAARRYGTDMTLWQGLQGRGDPYRTLLREGTTAFLNSYNSLQFPYNAIGVTQRMNWALMGSNRNVLLAALRFRRANSGYGQVSCKFTPCK, from the exons ATGGATTTGCTAGAGAAGCTCTTTTTCATAGGTTTCCTCATTCTTGCTGCAGCCATTGATGGAGCTCAGTCAGATACCATGGTCACTGGCACCGTCTTCTGTGACCAGTGCAAAGATGGCCAAAGGTCTCTCTTTGATTATCCCATTTATG GAATCAAAGTTACAGTTGCCTGTGCCAATAGTAATGGACAAGTCACAATGTCAAGGGAAGAGACTACAAATTGGTTTGGAAACTATGCAATGAAGTTTGATGGTTCCCCGGACTTGAGTGGTTGTTATGCACAAGTTTCTGGCAGTGGACAGGGTTCAACGGGATGTGGTGCAGCTGCTGGACCTGCCCAAAATCTTAGACTCATGTTTAGGATGTTTGACATGGAAATGTATACAGTGGATCCTTTGCTTACTCAGCCTGCTCAGCCTATGTCATTTTGCCCAAGGTCAACTAACCCTGTGCCTGCACCGGTAACACCAGTGGTGTCTCCTCCGCCTTTCAAGCTTCCCCCAATGCCTAAACTGCCACCAATGCCTCCATTGCCATCATTGCCTCCATTGCCACCACTCCCTCCAATGCCTCCTTTGCCACCACTGCCTCCAATGCCAACACTACCTTTCTCAGAAGCTTCAGCATGCCTACATGA CAATTGGACAATGCCTGAGTACAAGTGTTACTGGAGGGCAGTGAACCCAGACACAAAGGTAGCAGTTGCTTTTGGTTTGCTTGCAGCTAGAAGATATGGGACAGACATGACATTGTGGCAAGGCCTACAAGGAAGAGGAGACCCTTATAGGACTCTTCTAAGGGAAGGGACCACTGCTTTTCTCAACTCTTATAATAGCCTTCAATTTCCATACAATGCAATTGGTGTGACCCAACGCATGAATTGGGCATTGATGGGCTCCAATCGAAATGTCCTCCTCGCTGCACTGCGGTTCAGGAGAGCCAATTCTGGTTATGGACAAGTCTCATGCAAGTTCACCCCTTGCAAGTGA
- the LOC126705299 gene encoding very-long-chain aldehyde decarbonylase CER1-like isoform X1: MASNPGILSDWPWKHLGSFKYLILAPWAVHSIYSFLVKEESERDLANFLILPFLLWRVLHNQIWISISRYRNAKGNNLLVDKSLQFEQVDREQSWDDQIILGGIITYLVNTTVPGGSHFPIWRTDGVILAILLHAGPVEFLYYWLHRALHHHYLYSRYHSHHHSSIVTEPITSVVHPFSELLIYYMLFSITLMTLVLTGTASLASIFGYFTYVDVMNNMGHCNFEFIPKWLFSLFPPLKFLMYTPSFHSLHHTQFRTNYCLFMPLYDYIYGTMDKSNDTLYEISLKKKENVPHVVHLTHLTTLDSIYHLRLGLSSLASTPHTSKWYMWLMWPLTLLSTMLTWIYGRTFVVERNQFNMLTLQTWVIPKYSVQYFLRSHENSINDLIEQAILEAEKKGVKVLSLGLLNQGEELNGYGGVYVKRNPQLKIKVVDGSSLAAAIVLNSIPKGTTQVLLRGKITKVACAIAVDLCKQGIQVATLQQDEYMKLSKSLEMSSENSLILSKSYSQKIWLVGDGLTEEEQLKVPKGTLFIPYSQFPPKKFRKDCLYHSTPAMLIPTSLENVHSCENWLPRRVMSAWRIAGIVHALEGWNEHECGYTMSSMEKVWQASLQHGFQPLMFSNGSKY; the protein is encoded by the exons ATGGCTTCTAATCCAGGAATTCTCTCCGATTGGCCATGGAAGCATCTTGGAAGCTTTAAG TATTTGATATTGGCTCCATGGGCGGTACACAGCATATACTCATTCCTAGTCAAGGAAGAGAGTGAAAGGGACCTTGCCAACTTTCTCATACTCCCATTTCTATTATGGAGGGTGCTTCACAACCAGATATGGATTAGTATTTCTCGTTACCGAAATGCAAAAGGCAACAACCTACTTGTTGACAAGAGTCTTCAATTTGAACAAGTTGACAGAGAGCAAAGTTG GGATGACCAAATAATTCTGGGTGGAATCATAACCTACCTAGTCAACACTACTGTGCCAGGGGGTTCACACTTTCCCATTTGGAGAACAGATGGAGTAATTCTAGCAATTCTACTTCATGCGGGTCCAGTGGAGTTCCTCTACTATTGGCTCCATAGAGCATTGCACCACCATTACCTTTACTCTCGCTATCATTCTCACCATCACTCCTCAATTGTCACAGAGCCTATCACGT CTGTCGTGCATCCATTTTCTGAGCTTCTAATATATTACATGCTCTTTTCTATAACACTAATGACGCTCGTCTTGACGGGAACTGCTTCTTTGGCCTCTATTTTCGGTTATTTTACTTATGTTGATGTCATGAACAACATGGGTCACTGTAATTTTGAGTTTATTCCAAAGTGGTTGTTCTCTTTGTTTCCTCCGCTCAAGTTTCTCATGTACACTCCTTC GTTTCACTCTCTACATCATACGCAATTTCGAACCAACTACTGTCTTTTCATGCCTCTTTATGACTACATCTATGGTACTATGGACAAATCCAATGACACACTATATGAAATTTCTctcaagaagaaagaaaatgtgcCACACGTAGTGCATCTAACACATCTCACAACACTAGACTCAATCTATCATTTGAGGCTTGGACTTTCTTCCTTGGCCTCTACCCCTCACACCTCAAAATGGTACATGTGGTTAATGTGGCCCCTGACATTATTGTCTACAATGTTAACGTGGATTTATGGTCGTACGTTTGTTGTTGAGAGGAACCAGTTCAATATGCTCACCTTGCAAACTTGGGTCATCCCGAAGTATAGTGTACAA TACTTTTTGCGATCGCATGAGAACTCTATCAATGATTTGATTGAGCAAGCCATACTTGAAGCGGAGAAAAAAGGCGTTAAAGTGTTAAGTCTAGGTCTCTTGAACCAG GGGGAGGAACTCAACGGATATGGTGGAGTCTATGTCAAGAGGAATCCTCAACTGAAAATAAAGGTGGTAGATGGAAGTAGCCTCGCAGCTGCCATTGTGCTAAATAGCATTCCCAAAGGGACAACCCAAGTGCTCCTTCGAGGCAAAATCACTAAGGTTGCCTGTGCAATTGCAGTTGATTTATGCAAACAGGGCATTCAG GTAGCTACATTACAGCAGGATGAGTACATGAAGCTTAGCAAATCGTTGGAGATGAGCTCAGAGAATAGTTTGATCCTTTCCAAAAGTTACAGCCAAAAG ATATGGTTAGTGGGAGATGGATTGACTGAAGAAGAACAGTTAAAAGTGCCGAAAGGAACATTATTTATTCCCTATTCACAATTTCCACCAAAGAAATTTCGAAAGGACTGCCTATACCATAGCACACCGGCAATGTTAATTCCCACTTCTCTTGAGAATGTCCACTCTTGTGAG AACTGGTTGCCAAGAAGGGTGATGAGTGCATGGCGTATAGCTGGGATAGTGCATGCATTAGAAGGATGGAATGAGCATGAGTGTGGTTACACAATGTCCAGCATGGAGAAAGTTTGGCAAGCAAGTCTTCAACATGGGTTTCAACCTTTGATGTTCTCAAATGGATCTAAATACTAG
- the LOC126705299 gene encoding very-long-chain aldehyde decarbonylase CER1-like isoform X2, giving the protein MQKATTYLLTRVFNLNKLTESKVAVVHPFSELLIYYMLFSITLMTLVLTGTASLASIFGYFTYVDVMNNMGHCNFEFIPKWLFSLFPPLKFLMYTPSFHSLHHTQFRTNYCLFMPLYDYIYGTMDKSNDTLYEISLKKKENVPHVVHLTHLTTLDSIYHLRLGLSSLASTPHTSKWYMWLMWPLTLLSTMLTWIYGRTFVVERNQFNMLTLQTWVIPKYSVQYFLRSHENSINDLIEQAILEAEKKGVKVLSLGLLNQGEELNGYGGVYVKRNPQLKIKVVDGSSLAAAIVLNSIPKGTTQVLLRGKITKVACAIAVDLCKQGIQVATLQQDEYMKLSKSLEMSSENSLILSKSYSQKIWLVGDGLTEEEQLKVPKGTLFIPYSQFPPKKFRKDCLYHSTPAMLIPTSLENVHSCENWLPRRVMSAWRIAGIVHALEGWNEHECGYTMSSMEKVWQASLQHGFQPLMFSNGSKY; this is encoded by the exons ATGCAAAAGGCAACAACCTACTTGTTGACAAGAGTCTTCAATTTGAACAAGTTGACAGAGAGCAAAGTTG CTGTCGTGCATCCATTTTCTGAGCTTCTAATATATTACATGCTCTTTTCTATAACACTAATGACGCTCGTCTTGACGGGAACTGCTTCTTTGGCCTCTATTTTCGGTTATTTTACTTATGTTGATGTCATGAACAACATGGGTCACTGTAATTTTGAGTTTATTCCAAAGTGGTTGTTCTCTTTGTTTCCTCCGCTCAAGTTTCTCATGTACACTCCTTC GTTTCACTCTCTACATCATACGCAATTTCGAACCAACTACTGTCTTTTCATGCCTCTTTATGACTACATCTATGGTACTATGGACAAATCCAATGACACACTATATGAAATTTCTctcaagaagaaagaaaatgtgcCACACGTAGTGCATCTAACACATCTCACAACACTAGACTCAATCTATCATTTGAGGCTTGGACTTTCTTCCTTGGCCTCTACCCCTCACACCTCAAAATGGTACATGTGGTTAATGTGGCCCCTGACATTATTGTCTACAATGTTAACGTGGATTTATGGTCGTACGTTTGTTGTTGAGAGGAACCAGTTCAATATGCTCACCTTGCAAACTTGGGTCATCCCGAAGTATAGTGTACAA TACTTTTTGCGATCGCATGAGAACTCTATCAATGATTTGATTGAGCAAGCCATACTTGAAGCGGAGAAAAAAGGCGTTAAAGTGTTAAGTCTAGGTCTCTTGAACCAG GGGGAGGAACTCAACGGATATGGTGGAGTCTATGTCAAGAGGAATCCTCAACTGAAAATAAAGGTGGTAGATGGAAGTAGCCTCGCAGCTGCCATTGTGCTAAATAGCATTCCCAAAGGGACAACCCAAGTGCTCCTTCGAGGCAAAATCACTAAGGTTGCCTGTGCAATTGCAGTTGATTTATGCAAACAGGGCATTCAG GTAGCTACATTACAGCAGGATGAGTACATGAAGCTTAGCAAATCGTTGGAGATGAGCTCAGAGAATAGTTTGATCCTTTCCAAAAGTTACAGCCAAAAG ATATGGTTAGTGGGAGATGGATTGACTGAAGAAGAACAGTTAAAAGTGCCGAAAGGAACATTATTTATTCCCTATTCACAATTTCCACCAAAGAAATTTCGAAAGGACTGCCTATACCATAGCACACCGGCAATGTTAATTCCCACTTCTCTTGAGAATGTCCACTCTTGTGAG AACTGGTTGCCAAGAAGGGTGATGAGTGCATGGCGTATAGCTGGGATAGTGCATGCATTAGAAGGATGGAATGAGCATGAGTGTGGTTACACAATGTCCAGCATGGAGAAAGTTTGGCAAGCAAGTCTTCAACATGGGTTTCAACCTTTGATGTTCTCAAATGGATCTAAATACTAG